CAAGCTGGAATTGCGGGACGTTTTCTTGACCCGCTTTTGCTTCAGCTTTTCCACCTCTGCCCGAAGCGTTTGCAGTTCCTGCCACAGCCCTTTAATCAGGGCATCCTTTTCGGCGTGGCTCAGTCCATCGAGTGGGGGCAATTCCTTCATAGCAAAAGCTTACCATCTTCTGTCAAAGCTGGGCTCAGGTCAACCCAGTTGAGCAATTACGTCCCCCTTGGTAAGGGGGACGGCGACAGCCGGGGGTTAGTAGCAACAGATCTGAAACACTACCGAAAATAAAAACCCCCGAAATCGGGGGTCTGCTCATGTCTTAAGCGGAGAGCGTTACAGTATAAGCATCTCGAATCCCCGGCATCTTGGTGATCTCTGCCAAAATGCCTTCTGGCAGGGGATCATCCAAACTCAACACCATCACGGCATCGCCTCGAACGATCTTGCGTCCGACTTGCATACTGGCGATATTGACGTTGTAGCTACCCAGCATGGAACCGATTTTGCCGATGATCCCCGGCATATCACGGTGTAGGGTAAACAACATGAAGCGACTGGGTGGAACGTTGATGGGGAAATCGTTGATGTTGGTTACCCGAATTTCGCCATCCCCCAACAATGCTCCTGTAACGGAGTGATCGCCCAGAGGTCCCTTTGCTGACAAGCGCAACGATCCAGTGTAGTCACGAACGGTTGCGTCACGGGTTTCAACCACACGAATGCCCCGTTCCTTTGCCTCAATGCTGGCGTTGACATAGTTCACCCGTTCCTGCAACGCATGGGAGAGCAATCCTTTAAGAGCCGCAACGACAACAGGTTGACTTTCGTTGGTGGCTAACTCCCCTTGCAGACGAATGTTTAACGACTCGACTCTTCCACCAGCTAGCTGGCTAACCAGATTACCCAGGGTTTCTGCCAGTTGCAGATAGGGGCGCAATTTTTCCAGAAGGTCGGGACGCAGCCCAGGAATGTTGACCGCCGAACGGGCAGGCAACCCCAATAAAACGTCACGAATCTGTTCTGCGACATCGATCGCCACGTTGACCTGTGCCTCTTCGGTGGATGCGCCTAAGTGGGGAGTCAGAACGATTTCCTTACCAAGCGATCGCAAATTCGATTCGCCCAGAGGTTCTGTCTCATAGACATCCAGGGCAGCACCTGCAATTTTGCCGGATTTCAGGGCTTCTGCCAGTGCATCTTCGTCGATGATGCCACCACGGGCACAGTTGATGATGCGAGCGGTGGGCTTCATTTTGGCGAAGGCATCGGCATTGAGCAGGTGAAGCGTCTCAGCCGTTTTTGGAAGGTGCAGGGTGATGTAGTCCGATTCACGGAACAGAAAATCTAACTCGACCAGTTGACAGCCCAACTGTTCAGCCCGCTCGTTTGAGAGGAAGGGATCGTATGCCAACAAACGCATCCCCATGGCACGAGCGATCGTGGCAACATGAGCACCAATTTTGCCCAAACCCACGATCCCCAGTGTTTTCTTATAAACTTCAACACCCGTAAAGCTTTTGCGATCCCACTGACCGCTTTTCACGGATTGGTTGGCATCGGGAATGTAGCGCGACATAGACAACATCATCGCGACGGCATGTTCTGCGGCGGCGACGGTGTTTCCTTCGGGCGAGTTGACCACCAAAATGCCACGGCGAGTTGCTGATGGAACGTCTACGTTATCAACTCCCACTCCGGCTCGACCGATGATTTTTAATTGTGTTCCTGCATCAATCACCTCTTTGGTGACGCGAGTTCCAGAACGAATCATGAGTGCGTCGTATTCTGGAATGATTTGCACCAGTTGCTCATTCGTCAAGTTGGTTTTTACATCAACTT
Above is a genomic segment from Oscillatoria sp. FACHB-1407 containing:
- the serA gene encoding phosphoglycerate dehydrogenase, which codes for MSKVLVSDPIDQVGIDILSQVAQVDVKTNLTNEQLVQIIPEYDALMIRSGTRVTKEVIDAGTQLKIIGRAGVGVDNVDVPSATRRGILVVNSPEGNTVAAAEHAVAMMLSMSRYIPDANQSVKSGQWDRKSFTGVEVYKKTLGIVGLGKIGAHVATIARAMGMRLLAYDPFLSNERAEQLGCQLVELDFLFRESDYITLHLPKTAETLHLLNADAFAKMKPTARIINCARGGIIDEDALAEALKSGKIAGAALDVYETEPLGESNLRSLGKEIVLTPHLGASTEEAQVNVAIDVAEQIRDVLLGLPARSAVNIPGLRPDLLEKLRPYLQLAETLGNLVSQLAGGRVESLNIRLQGELATNESQPVVVAALKGLLSHALQERVNYVNASIEAKERGIRVVETRDATVRDYTGSLRLSAKGPLGDHSVTGALLGDGEIRVTNINDFPINVPPSRFMLFTLHRDMPGIIGKIGSMLGSYNVNIASMQVGRKIVRGDAVMVLSLDDPLPEGILAEITKMPGIRDAYTVTLSA